DNA sequence from the Oxalobacteraceae sp. CFBP 8761 genome:
GCACAGTTCATAGTTGCGGGCGTCGGCATGAAAACCGAGTTGCAGATTGGCTTCCACCGTGTCGGCGCCGGCTTCCTGCAGGCGGTAGGCGCGGATCTTGTTGAGCAGGCCAATGCCGCGGCCTTCCTGGCGCAGGTACAGCACGATGCCGCGACCTTCCTCGGCGATGCGGCGCAGCGCGCCTTCCAGTTGTGCGCCGCAATCGCAGCGCTGTGAGAACATCACGTCGCCGGTGAGGCATTCGGAATGTACGCGCGCCAGCACCGGCTCGCCGTTGCCCAGGTCGCCCAGCGCCATCGCCAGGTGTTCCTTGCCGGTGGCGGCCTCGACCCAGGCGTGCAGCGTGAACTCGGCCCACGGCGTCGGCAGCGCGCACGAGGTGGCGTAGTCGAGCAGGGCGGGCGGGACGTTGGCGGGAATGGCGGCGGCTTGCATGACGGTGTTTCCAATCGATGACGATAGACTTGTAAGGCGCAAGTTTATCGGAAATCGGGCGTGGCCGTGCGGAATCACCCCGACCGCCGCTGCAACACCACGGCTGCAGGTATGTTCGTACAAGGCGGTCTCGCAACACATTTAGGCAGAATGGGTAATTACACCGGGTTTTCCTGTAACTCTCGGTCGATTACCAAGTATAGTATTGCCCTGGGCCATCATCTGCGTGCTACGCTCGGAGAATCGACACAGTCATGTCTTCCATGCAGAATCCCCAATCCTTCTGGCATCGCCTGACCCCGCGCGGGCTGGGTGCACGGCTTGCTCTCGCGTTCACGCTGATGAGCGGCATTCTCACGCTGCTGCTGGTCGAAGTGGTCGAACGCTCCGCGACGGCGCAGGTCAAGACCAGTATCGGCGGGGGGCTGGGCGAGATGGCGATGCAGACCGCCGACAAGCTCGATCGCGGCATGTATGAACGGTTCCGCGAAGTGCGCCTGATGGCGCGCCGCAATGACTTGATTTCCCCCGAGACGAGCCAGGCTGAACGGCGCCGCATCCTGGCCGACATGCAGTCTACCTACGGTTATTACGAATGGATCGGCCTGGCCGCCATGGACGGCACGGTGCTGGTCGAGGCGCGCGGGCTGCTCGAAGGCAAGAACGTCGCCAAGCGGCCCTGGTTCAGCAATGCACTGGCAGGTAAACATGTCGGCGACGTGCACGAGGCAGTGCTGCTGGCCAAGCTGTTGCCGGTGCAGCAGGGCGAGCCGCGCAGGTTTGTCGACGTGGCCTTTCCTTATCTGGATGCCAATGGCCAGCCGGCCGGCGTGATGGGCACGCACCTGTCGTGGGAATGGGCACGCGAGGTCGAACGTTCGATCATCGCGCCGGTTCAGACCCGCAACAAGGTGCAGGCACTGATCGTCAGTGCCGAAGGCGTGGTGCTGCTCGGGCCGCAAGACCTGCTCGACACGACCGTCAGACTGGGCAGCCTGAATGCGGCGCGCAAAGGGCGCACCGGGTATGCAGTCGAGCGCTGGCCGGATGGGCATGACTATCTGGTCGGCTACGCGTCAACCAAGGCCGTAGGCGACTACCCTGGCCTGGGCTGGCATGTGCTGGTACGCCAGGATCTCCAGGATGCCTACGCGCCGGTACGGCAATTACGCTCGCGCGCCCTGTGGAGCGGCGGCGCACTTGCGCTGCTGTTCTCGCTGGGCGGCTGGCTGCTGGCGCGCCGCATCACGCGCCCGCTGGCGGCGCTGGCCCATTCGGCCGATGGCCTGCGCCGCGGCGACACGCATGAACTGGTGCCGGCCGGGAGCAGCTATACCGAAGTGCATCAGCTGTCGGGCGCGCTCAATGCGCTGGTGACGGCGCTGGTGCAACGCCGCGCCGATCTGCAGACCCTGAACGACACGCTGGAACAGCGGGTCGATCGCCGCACCCGCGAACTGGAACGCGCGCTGGTCGCGGTGCGCGCCAGCGAGGGCCGCATCATCGCCATCGTCGAGGCAGCGCAGGATGCATTCATTGCGGTCGACCTGCGCGGCATGATCGTCGACTGGAACCCGGCCGCCGAACGCATGTTCGGCTGGACCCGGCACGAGGCCGTGGGCTGGCCGCTGGCAGAAATGATCCTGCCCGAACGCTACCGCGACAGCATCGGCAAGGCGCTGCAGGCATTCCGCCAGAACGGCCAGTTCATGCTCGCCCGCCGCATGGAACGCACCGTGATCAACCGCCAGGGCTTCGAGTTCACGGTCGAGAGTACGGTGACGCTGGCTGGCGAGGGCGAGGATGCGTTCTTCTCGATCTTCCTGCACGATATTTCCGATCGCAAGAAGGTGGAGCGCATGAAGAACGAATTCGTCTCGACCGTCTCGCACGAGCTGCGCACGCCGCTCACGTCGATCCACGCATCGTTGTCGATGCTCGACGGCGGCATGGCCGGCAACCTGCCGCCCGACGCGGCGCGGCTGGTCGCGATTGCCAGCCAGAGCTGCGATCGCCTGATGCGGATGGTGAACGACCTGCTCGATATCCAGAAGATCGAAGCAGGGCATATGGAATACCAGCGCACCGCCCAGTTGCTGGCGCCGCTGATGCATCACGTGGCCGATGCGATGGAAGGCCAGGCGCGCCAGGCGGGCGTGACGGTGCGTCTCGACATGCCACCGGGCGCCGAATTTGTCCAGGCCGAGATCGACCACGACCGCATGGTGCAGGTACTGACCAATCTGGTATCGAATGCGATCAAGTTCACACCGGGCGGCAAGGACGTCATCCTGGGCCTGGCGCAGCGCCCGGGCTGGGCGCGCCTGAGCGTGACCGACGAAGGGCCCGGCATTCCACCGGCGTTCCAGAGCCGCGTGTTCGAACGCTTCGCGCAAGCCGACGCCGCCGACTCGCGCCAGCGCAGCGGCTCGGGCCTGGGCCTCTCCATCAGCAAGGCGATCGTCGAAGAACACGGCGGCTCGATCGGGTTCGAAACCCGCGCCGGCGCAGGGACGCGGTTTACGGTGGAGTTACCGCTGGCCTGACCGTGACTTAGCGCAGGTCGTGCAGCGCCATGCCACCAAAACTTTCCCAGGCCCCAAAGGTGCGTTCGAGCTGTGGCAGCAGCCGCAACAGCGCGCCCTTGTCCGAATGGAAGCTGGCGTCAGCTGCATCGATCTCCTGGCTGGCGGCCAGCGCATAGGCCTGCGCCTTGTCGTGCGCTGCCGGCACCTGCTGCAGCAGCAGGATCTTCTGGCCACCCAGTGTGAACACGAGCAGGTCGCCGCGCGCGCCGGGTGGACGACGTTCATAGCGGCGCTGAACACCGGCGCCAATCGGCCCTGCATCGAGCGCCACGCGCACGGTCTTGCCATGCTCGACGCCCCAGTCGAGGAACGGGACGGCCAGGCGGTAGATCTGCGCCGGATCGGTGCGGGGACTCTTGACGGTCAGGATGTCAGCGTGCTTTGCCAGCCCGGTCAGCAGCGCGCCCTTGTCGGCCCACCAGTGGGGCACGACGAAGTCCAGCGTCAGCGGGCCGGCCGCCTGGCGCAGTTTCGCCGCCAGTTCGAGGTAACGCCGATCGCGCTGCGCCTGTGGCAGCACGTGGGCCGGGACCAGGTACGGTTCAATATGGTATTGGACACCTTTCAGGCGCGCCCCTTCGGCAGCAGACGCGTTGTAGGCGGCGTAGGCACGCATGCGGGCGACGGCCGCATCCTGGGACGCCGGCAGCACCATCTCGGGGGCGCCTTCCATCGCGCTAACCGCGATGCCGCGGCTGCCGGCCTGACGCACGAAGGCGCCCAGCTGCGCCGCGTCGTCGACACTGCCGTCCCGCAGCGGGACCGTGATGAAGACCGCGCCGATCTTTTGCTGGACCGCCCAGTCGAGCAGCGCTGCGCCGCGTTCGCGCCATTCGTTCGGACTCCAGGTCCAGGTCGCGCGCGCTGCCGCAGCCGCATCGGCGTCATTGGCAGGCTGGAGCGTCAGCGCGGCGACCGTGAGTTTCGCGGCGCCTTGCGGACAGGCCAGCGACAGCGCGCGCCAATTGGCACGGTCCAGTTTTTCGGGCAGGTCGAAGCGCGCTGTCTGCACAGGTTGGCCGGCATCCAGGCTGCCCAGATCGAACGTCTGGTCCGGCTTGCCCGGCGCGCCGCTTGAAACCTGCAGCGCAAAGCGGCCTTCGCCGGAATACGCGGCCTGCAGTACGGCGCGTGCGCGTGGCATGAACCACGGGCCGAGCAGTGTGACACTGGCCGGTTTGGCGCCGGCGCGGCAGGTCAGGTACAGTCGGCCGTCCTTGACGTCGGCGCTGATGCGCGCCGTATCGCCATGGGTGCGGGTCTGCATCGCGCCCAGCAGGCTGGCGCCGAACGGCATCGGGGTCTGGGGCCGCGGCGCCGGCTGGTCGCTCACCAGCGTGTGTTCGCTGACGCTGAACGACTTGCCCTTGTCGGCCTCGATCCCGCGCAGCAGGATGGTCTTGCCAGGGCTGGCGTCGGGCGGCAGGAAGTGCAGCGCCTGCACACCCATGACGGCCGTCGGCAGTGGCAGCACGCGGCAATTCGCCTGCTGCTTGCCAGGTTCTTCGGTCACGATGGCGTGCAGGATGGTGCCGTCGGGCGCGGTGGTCTGCGCGGTGATGGCGCCAGGGGAGACGACCAGCGGACCCGGGCACAGCTGCAGGCTGGCAGCAAACGCGGGTGTGATCGACAGCGAGACAATAAACAGGAGTGGGAGCGAACGGGACATGACTTGATTTTAAGTCAAGAGCCCGAATTGGCGCGTACGGTTCGGCCCCGTCAGGCGCCCTGGACCTGGATCAGGCGCCGCACGCGCGCCAGCAGGGCATTGGGCTCGAACGGCTTGCTGACGAAATCGTTGGCGCCGGCGTCGAGCGCGCGCACCGTATCGCGTTCGGTATTTTTTGCCGTCAGCATCAGGATCGGCACGGCGTTCCAGTCGGGCCGTGCACGCACCAGCGCAACCAGCTCGAAGCCGTCCAGGTAGGGCAGCATCACGTCGAGCAGGATCAGGGCCGGTGCCTCGGCGGCGGCGGCGATGTGCGCGCTCGCGACACGGCCGTCGGCCAGGTGCGTGACACGGTAGCCCTGGCGTTCGAGCATGAAGCGCAGTACCTGGGCGATATGGTCATCGTCTTCGACAACCAGAACCAGCGGTGATGATGCTTGTTCGTTCGGCATGATGAACCCGTCAGTGAATGTTCGATTATACCGATGTGGATGCGCGGTATGTCACGAAAATTGCCACAAAGTATCAATTACCGGCGACGGCCGGGCGGGCCGCGCAGCGGATCGAGCAAGCCGCGCAAATCGTTGTGATCGAGTTCATACATCAGGGCCAGCAGTTGGCCCAGCTCGCCGCGTGGAAAGCCCTCGCGGGCGAGCCAGCCCAGGTAATGGCCAGGCATATCGGCAATCTTGCGGCCTTT
Encoded proteins:
- a CDS encoding DUF3820 family protein; amino-acid sequence: MNADHLALLLVREMPYGKYKGRKIADMPGHYLGWLAREGFPRGELGQLLALMYELDHNDLRGLLDPLRGPPGRRR
- a CDS encoding response regulator transcription factor → MPNEQASSPLVLVVEDDDHIAQVLRFMLERQGYRVTHLADGRVASAHIAAAAEAPALILLDVMLPYLDGFELVALVRARPDWNAVPILMLTAKNTERDTVRALDAGANDFVSKPFEPNALLARVRRLIQVQGA
- a CDS encoding PAS domain S-box protein — translated: MQNPQSFWHRLTPRGLGARLALAFTLMSGILTLLLVEVVERSATAQVKTSIGGGLGEMAMQTADKLDRGMYERFREVRLMARRNDLISPETSQAERRRILADMQSTYGYYEWIGLAAMDGTVLVEARGLLEGKNVAKRPWFSNALAGKHVGDVHEAVLLAKLLPVQQGEPRRFVDVAFPYLDANGQPAGVMGTHLSWEWAREVERSIIAPVQTRNKVQALIVSAEGVVLLGPQDLLDTTVRLGSLNAARKGRTGYAVERWPDGHDYLVGYASTKAVGDYPGLGWHVLVRQDLQDAYAPVRQLRSRALWSGGALALLFSLGGWLLARRITRPLAALAHSADGLRRGDTHELVPAGSSYTEVHQLSGALNALVTALVQRRADLQTLNDTLEQRVDRRTRELERALVAVRASEGRIIAIVEAAQDAFIAVDLRGMIVDWNPAAERMFGWTRHEAVGWPLAEMILPERYRDSIGKALQAFRQNGQFMLARRMERTVINRQGFEFTVESTVTLAGEGEDAFFSIFLHDISDRKKVERMKNEFVSTVSHELRTPLTSIHASLSMLDGGMAGNLPPDAARLVAIASQSCDRLMRMVNDLLDIQKIEAGHMEYQRTAQLLAPLMHHVADAMEGQARQAGVTVRLDMPPGAEFVQAEIDHDRMVQVLTNLVSNAIKFTPGGKDVILGLAQRPGWARLSVTDEGPGIPPAFQSRVFERFAQADAADSRQRSGSGLGLSISKAIVEEHGGSIGFETRAGAGTRFTVELPLA
- the ribA gene encoding GTP cyclohydrolase II; this translates as MQAAAIPANVPPALLDYATSCALPTPWAEFTLHAWVEAATGKEHLAMALGDLGNGEPVLARVHSECLTGDVMFSQRCDCGAQLEGALRRIAEEGRGIVLYLRQEGRGIGLLNKIRAYRLQEAGADTVEANLQLGFHADARNYELCRPMLAQFGIKAVRLMTNNPRKIDALTRLGITVTERVPLLVNRNAHNNSYLNTKQAKLGHMMAPLTSLEQGEPVAPATSAPVA